The following proteins are encoded in a genomic region of Protaetiibacter sp. SSC-01:
- the tyrS gene encoding tyrosine--tRNA ligase — MPASEILSAQRNDPSFPDIWEELNWRGLVHVSTDPDALKELLAGPPIVYYCGFDPTAPSLHLGNLVQLLVLRRLQLAGHRPLGLVGGSTGLIGDPRPSAERTLNDRETVAEWVGRLQGQIERFLSFEGDAAARIVNNLDWTAPLSAIDFLREIGKHFRVGTMLKKDAVAARLNSDAGISYTEFSYQILQGMDFLELYRQYDCVLQTGGSDQWGNLTSGTDLIHRVEGRSVHAIGTPLITNSDGTKFGKSEGNAIWLDAEMCSPYRFYQFWLNTDDSDVIARLKVFTFLTREQIEALEHEVREQPFRREAQRTLAREVTTLVHGRGATDAVIAASEALFGQGDLSSLDAATLAAAVEELENAELGEDATVVQALVATKLCQSLSEARRAIAQGGVYLNNAKVEDPDATLAGAGLAGGRAVLRRGKKTLAGVVLA; from the coding sequence GTGCCCGCATCCGAGATCCTCAGCGCGCAGCGTAACGACCCCTCCTTCCCGGACATCTGGGAGGAGCTGAACTGGCGCGGCCTCGTTCACGTGTCGACCGACCCCGATGCTCTCAAGGAGCTGCTCGCGGGGCCGCCGATCGTGTACTACTGCGGGTTCGACCCGACGGCGCCGAGCTTGCACCTCGGCAACCTCGTGCAGCTGCTCGTGCTGCGGCGGCTCCAGCTCGCCGGCCACCGGCCGCTCGGCCTCGTGGGCGGTTCGACGGGCCTCATCGGCGATCCGCGCCCGAGCGCCGAGCGCACCCTCAACGACAGGGAGACGGTCGCCGAGTGGGTCGGGAGGCTGCAGGGGCAGATCGAACGGTTCCTGTCGTTCGAGGGTGACGCCGCGGCGCGCATCGTGAACAACCTCGACTGGACGGCGCCGCTCAGCGCGATCGACTTCCTGCGCGAGATCGGCAAGCACTTCCGCGTCGGCACGATGCTCAAGAAGGACGCGGTCGCGGCGCGGCTCAACTCCGACGCGGGCATCAGCTACACGGAGTTCAGCTACCAGATCCTGCAGGGCATGGACTTCCTCGAGCTGTACCGCCAGTACGACTGCGTGCTGCAGACGGGCGGAAGCGACCAGTGGGGCAACCTCACGAGCGGAACCGACCTCATCCACCGGGTGGAGGGCAGGAGCGTGCACGCGATCGGCACGCCGCTCATCACGAACTCCGACGGCACCAAGTTCGGCAAGAGCGAGGGCAACGCCATCTGGCTCGACGCCGAGATGTGCAGCCCCTACCGCTTCTACCAGTTCTGGCTCAACACCGACGACTCGGACGTCATCGCGCGGCTCAAGGTGTTCACCTTCCTGACACGCGAGCAGATCGAGGCGCTCGAGCACGAGGTGCGCGAGCAGCCGTTCCGTCGTGAGGCGCAGCGCACGCTCGCACGCGAGGTGACGACGCTCGTCCATGGACGGGGGGCGACGGATGCGGTGATCGCCGCATCCGAGGCCCTGTTCGGTCAGGGCGATCTGTCGTCGCTCGATGCGGCGACCCTCGCGGCCGCCGTGGAGGAGCTCGAGAACGCGGAGCTGGGGGAGGACGCGACCGTCGTGCAGGCGCTCGTGGCCACCAAGCTCTGCCAGAGCCTCTCCGAGGCGCGGCGGGCGATCGCCCAGGGAGGCGTCTACCTGAACAACGCGAAGGTCGAGGATCCCGACGCGACCCTCGCCGGCGCCGGCCTCGCGGGCGGCCGGGCCGTGCTGCGCCGCGGGAAGAAGACTCTCGCGGGAGTCGTACTGGCCTGA
- a CDS encoding DUF2207 family protein, with the protein MRDHHPRRPVRAAALRVAGALALVLAAAAPAGSASAAPASAAPARPAPAPASAWGAASVDDFEFASFHADYLLDRDAAGRASLSVTETLVAVFPAVDQNHGIERAIPRSYQRASLGLEIRSVRDAEGLPLPYTLIDDGDFLVVRIGDADVFVHGEQSYVIEYAAHDVVRSFSDTGVDEFYWDINGTGSPQPYGEVTAVLELSPELEATPTGAARCYVGGEGAEDACDVEVTSTGASVEVAGVGPQETVTWAIAFPTGTFRTPALPADSWVVRVVPWVLLGITGACLLIVLWLRVVVFRDAPGRGVVVPQYEPFPELGVMEAAVLMRRQPRDLPAQFVQLVVTRAARLIDRGEEVAKRKRYRLELLDTSTLDRDDAIAVATLFGRTGKRTGIDLDTDDRKLGDRIATLRAKVRVEVAKRYRTRIRSPWTSVVRIALAVNAVAALVVAFWAAETDAGSPLLVWQLVAVFVAGVLLMGFAGSPDVLTAEGALAREHLDGIRDYLELAEADRIRVLQSPDTAERTPVDTDDREAVVRLYERLLPYAMIFGIEERWQKELGTLYETTPTEIAPVLQSTPLSGFVSGYAAASFATAPPPTSSSSSWSGSGGSSSFGGSSGGGFAGGGGGGGGARGW; encoded by the coding sequence GTGCGCGACCACCACCCCCGCCGTCCCGTCCGCGCCGCCGCGCTCCGCGTCGCCGGCGCCCTCGCCCTCGTGCTCGCGGCCGCCGCGCCCGCGGGCTCCGCATCCGCGGCGCCGGCATCCGCGGCACCTGCCCGCCCGGCGCCCGCGCCCGCATCCGCGTGGGGAGCCGCGAGCGTCGACGACTTCGAGTTCGCGTCGTTCCACGCCGACTACCTGCTCGACCGCGACGCCGCCGGCCGGGCGTCGCTCAGCGTCACCGAGACGCTCGTGGCCGTGTTCCCCGCCGTCGACCAGAACCACGGCATCGAGCGCGCGATCCCCCGCAGCTACCAGCGCGCGAGCCTCGGCCTCGAGATCCGCTCGGTGCGCGACGCCGAGGGGCTCCCTCTCCCCTACACGCTCATCGACGACGGCGACTTCCTCGTCGTGCGCATCGGAGACGCCGACGTCTTCGTGCACGGCGAGCAGAGCTACGTCATCGAGTACGCGGCGCACGACGTCGTGCGCTCCTTCTCCGACACGGGGGTCGACGAGTTCTACTGGGACATCAACGGCACCGGGAGTCCCCAGCCGTACGGCGAGGTCACGGCCGTGCTCGAGCTCTCCCCCGAGCTGGAGGCCACCCCGACGGGCGCGGCGCGCTGCTACGTCGGTGGCGAAGGTGCGGAGGACGCCTGCGACGTCGAGGTGACGTCGACGGGCGCGTCGGTCGAGGTCGCGGGAGTCGGCCCGCAGGAGACCGTCACGTGGGCCATCGCCTTCCCCACGGGCACCTTCCGCACCCCCGCGCTGCCCGCGGACTCCTGGGTCGTGCGGGTCGTCCCGTGGGTGCTGCTCGGCATCACGGGCGCGTGCCTGCTCATCGTGCTGTGGTTGCGCGTCGTCGTCTTCCGCGACGCCCCCGGTCGCGGCGTCGTCGTGCCGCAGTACGAGCCCTTCCCGGAGCTCGGGGTCATGGAGGCCGCGGTGCTCATGCGCCGCCAGCCGCGCGACCTGCCGGCGCAGTTCGTGCAGCTCGTCGTGACGCGCGCGGCACGGCTCATCGACAGAGGCGAGGAGGTCGCGAAGCGCAAGCGCTACCGGCTCGAGCTGCTCGACACCTCGACGCTCGACCGCGACGACGCGATCGCCGTCGCCACGCTCTTCGGCCGCACCGGCAAGCGCACGGGCATCGACCTCGACACGGACGACCGCAAGCTGGGCGACCGCATCGCGACCCTGCGGGCGAAGGTGCGCGTCGAGGTCGCGAAGCGCTACCGCACCCGCATCCGCTCACCGTGGACGTCGGTCGTGCGCATCGCCCTCGCCGTGAACGCCGTCGCGGCGCTCGTGGTCGCGTTCTGGGCGGCGGAGACGGATGCGGGCAGCCCGCTCCTCGTGTGGCAGCTCGTGGCGGTCTTCGTCGCGGGCGTGCTGCTCATGGGCTTCGCGGGATCACCCGACGTGCTCACGGCGGAAGGCGCCCTCGCGCGCGAGCATCTGGACGGCATCCGCGACTACCTCGAGCTCGCCGAGGCGGACCGCATCCGCGTGCTGCAGAGCCCCGACACCGCGGAGCGCACGCCCGTCGACACCGACGACCGGGAGGCGGTCGTGCGGCTGTACGAGCGCCTTCTGCCCTACGCGATGATCTTCGGGATCGAGGAGCGCTGGCAGAAGGAGCTCGGCACGCTCTACGAGACGACGCCGACCGAGATCGCGCCCGTGCTGCAGTCCACGCCGCTCTCGGGCTTCGTGTCGGGCTACGCGGCGGCGAGCTTCGCGACGGCTCCCCCGCCGACGTCGTCGTCCTCGTCGTGGTCGGGTTCCGGCGGCAGCAGCTCGTTCGGCGGCTCGAGCGGCGGTGGGTTCGCGGGCGGCGGCGGCGGTGGCGGCGGCGCCCGCGGGTGGTGA
- a CDS encoding DNA-binding protein translates to MFAITADQIDSRIRPDHADEALAILAHVGGDRLALPADRTAGDEVQALTEDPRTALDIVLALARTGLWSIGVGIGDVRAPLPTATRAATGDALVAAREAVEAAKRRQWRLAVAGDRIAPAAETLQAMIELLLQLRERRSPEGWELYDLVEAGLTQAEAAERLGITPQAASKRALAAAVRLDAAARDGIVELLALANGTDAGREPGTEDNA, encoded by the coding sequence ATGTTCGCCATCACCGCAGACCAGATCGACAGTCGCATCCGCCCCGACCACGCCGACGAGGCCCTCGCCATCCTCGCCCACGTCGGCGGAGACCGCCTCGCCCTGCCCGCAGACCGCACGGCGGGCGACGAGGTGCAGGCGCTCACCGAGGACCCGCGCACGGCGCTCGACATCGTTCTCGCCCTCGCCCGCACGGGACTGTGGAGCATCGGGGTGGGAATCGGCGACGTGCGAGCCCCGCTCCCCACCGCGACCCGCGCCGCGACCGGCGACGCGCTCGTCGCGGCGCGCGAGGCCGTCGAGGCGGCGAAGCGCCGACAGTGGCGGCTCGCCGTCGCGGGCGACCGCATCGCACCCGCCGCCGAGACCCTCCAGGCGATGATCGAGCTCCTGCTGCAGCTGCGCGAGCGCCGCTCCCCCGAGGGGTGGGAACTGTACGATCTCGTGGAGGCCGGCCTCACACAGGCGGAGGCCGCCGAACGGCTCGGCATCACCCCGCAGGCCGCCAGCAAGCGGGCGCTCGCCGCGGCCGTCCGCCTCGACGCGGCGGCCCGCGACGGGATCGTCGAGCTGCTCGCACTCGCGAACGGCACGGATGCCGGGCGCGAGCCCGGAACGGAGGACAACGCGTGA